The genomic stretch AGGAGCAGCGCCCCCAGCCCGTGGGCCTTCATCCGCTCCCGGGCGCGCTCCAGCCGGTACTTCCTCAGCCGATCCCAGTTGATGCGCTGTTGCCAGTCGACGCCGACGGTGCCGAAGTTCGCCATGTCTTCACTCGGAGGGGGGCTTTGCCCCCCTTCCGAACCCTCCCCCCAAGGATCGCGCCGATCAACCTCATCGGAGGGGGCGCGACGCCCCCTCCGATACCTCCCTGCGGGCTCCGATTGCGCCGGCCAAGCCGGCGCTCGAATCCGCTTGTACCACACGTGCGGTCATTCGGGCCTCTCAACCGGCCCCACGATCTTCGTCGGAGGGGGCCTCGACGGCTCCCTCCGAAACCTCCCCCAGGCATCGATGACGCCGGCCAAGCCGGCGCTCGAACGGCGATCATTTCTCCGGCACCGGCCCCACGATCTCCCAGAACTTGCGCTGGAGCAGCCGGCGGATCAAGGGCGAAAGCACCATCAGGAGTGCCAGCGCGAGCAGCGTCGCCGAGATGGGGCGTTCGAAGAACACCAGCAGATCGCCGCGCGAATAGATCAGCGACCGGCGGAGCGAGGCCTCCAGCTGCGGCCCCAGGATCATGGCCAGCACCAGCGGCGCCGGCTCGAACTCGAACTTTCGCATCAGGTACCCGAGGAGCCCGAAGATCACGGTGAAGCCGACGTCGGTCGCGCTGTTGTTGACGCTGTAGGCGCCCACCAGCACGAAGACGACGATGAACGGCGCCAGCAGCGGGTACGGGACCTGGAGCAGCTTCACCCAGAGCCGGATCAGCGGCAGGTTGAGGACCAGCAGCATCGCGTTGCCGAGGTACATCGAGGCGATCAGGCCCCAGAAGATCTCCGGCCGCTCCTGGATGAGCAGCGGCCCCGGCCGGATGCCGTGGATCAGGAGCGCGGCGAAGATGAGGGCGATCGACGCGTTACCGGGGATGCCGAGGGTCAGGAGCGGGATGAACGAGCTGGTGGCGGCCGCGTTGTTGGCCGCCTCCGGCGCGGCCACACCCTCGATGGCGCCCCGCCCGAAGCGCTCGGGATGCCGCGAGAGCCTCTTCTCGAGCGCGTAGGAAATGAACGACGAGATGATGGCGCCCCCGCCGGGCAGCACCCCGATCAGGAACCCGAGCAGGGAGCCGCGCGCGAGCGGCGCCGTCGCCTGCCGCCACTCCTCCCGGCTCCCCAGCAACCCCTTGATCTTCGTCTGGAGGACCTCCGGCTTGATCGAGCGCTCGACGTTCACGAGCACCTCGCCGATCCCGAAGAGGCCCATCGCGACCAGGATGAACTGGAAGCCCTCCGCGAGCTTGAAGACCCCGTAGGTGAACCGGGGGCTGCCCACGATCGGGTCGAGCCCCACGGTGCCGAGCAGGAGCCCCAGGGCGGCCATCAGAAGGCCCTTGGTCATCGAGCCCCCGCCGAGATAGCCGACCATCATGAGCCCCAGCACCAGCAGCGCGGTGTTCTCGGTCGCTCCGAACTTGAGCGCGAAGTTGGCGAGCGGCGGCGCCAGCAGCATGAGCCCGATGATGCCGAGGGTGCCGGCCACGAACGAACCGATGGCGGAGACGGCCAGCGCGGCGCCGGCCCGCCCCTGGCGGGCCATCTGGTAGCCGTCGAGGCAGGTGACGACCGACGCCGCCTCACCCGGAATGTTGAGCAGGATCGACGTCGTCGAGCCTCCGTACATGGCGCCATAGAAGATGCCCGCCAGCAGGATGACGGCTGACGTCGGCGCGATGCCGTAGGTGACGGGCAGGAGGAGCGCGATCGTCGCCGGGGGGCCGAGCCCGGGCAGCACGCCGATCGCCGTGCCGATCAGCGCGCCGAGGAAGCAGTAGAGCAGGTTGATCGGCGTGGCGGCGACCGCGAACCCTTGGGCCAGGCTGCCCAGGATGTCCATGCCGGTCAGCGCGCGAAGAGGCCGGCGGGCAGCGGCACGTCGAGCCAGACCGCGAAGACCACGTACGATCCGCCGGCGGCGAGCAGCGCCATCCCCAGCGCCAGCGGCCAGCGCTGGGGCTCGGTCACCCGGAGCATGAAGAGCACGAAGAAGAAGGTGGCGATCGGGTAGCCGATCACGTCCAGGGCGAGAGAATAGAGGGCGAGGACGGCGAGGACGCCCGCGACCTTGAGGAAACGGCCCCGCTGCTCGTCGAGCTGGGGCGCCGCACGCACCAGCAGCGACAGGCCGAGGAGCACGAGCGCGAGAAACCCCAGGGCCAGGCTCATCCACCAGGGGAAGAAGCCGGGCCCGGGGTTCCGGACGACGCCGAAGGGCAGGAGCCGCGCGGACTCGAAGGCCGCGACGACGGCGAAGAGCAGCAGCGCCGCCGCCGCGACCGCGTCGCGTCTGGCCATCAGAAGGAGCGGCCTACTTGGCGCCGGAGGCTACCCTGGAATGCTGCTCCCACTCATCGGCCCAGGTCTTCTCGAAGTCCTTGCCCCCTTGGAAGTGCACCTCGTCGCCGAGGCTCTTGATCAGGGCCTTGAAGGATCGATCCTCGCTGAGCTTCTTGAAGGCGGTCTCGAGCTTGTCGAGAATCGCCTGCGGGGTGCCCTTCGGTGCCAGCACCGACCGCCACATGGTGAAGACGACGTCGTACCCCTCCTCTTTCACCGTGGGGACGTTCGGGAGGTCGGGATGCCGCTTGACGTCGGTGACGGCGAGGACCCGCATCTTCCCCGCCGCGATCTGGGGCACCAGCTGGGCGGTGAAGCCGAACGTCGCGTCGGCGTGGCCGCCGAGGACGGCCAGCATGGACGGCCCGCCGCCGTCGTGCGGGATGTTGTTGTACTCGAAGCCAGCCGCCTTGGCGAGCATGCGCATGGGCAGGTCGGCGGCGCCCCACGGCCCGCTGTTGGCGAAGTTGAGCTTGCCCGGATTCTTCTTCGCGTGGTCGACGAGCTCGCGGAGCGACTTCCAGGGCGCGTCGGCCCGGACCGCCAGGAGCGGCGCGCTGTAGTTGATCCGCGCCACCGGCGTGAACTGATCGGGGCCGACGGGCGCCTTTTGCACGAGGGCGAAGGTGGTGTTGGGACCGCTGCCGCCAAACAGCAGCGTATAGCCGTCCGGCTTCGACCGGATGACGTGCTGGGAGCCGACGGCACCCCCGCCGCCCGGCTTGAGCACGACCAGCAGCGGCTGGCCGAGGTACTGGTGGGCCACGCTGGCCACGGCCCGCGCCGTCAGGTCGTGTGAGCCGCCGGGACCGAACGGGATCACCAGCTCGATGGGCTTCGTGGGGAACTCCTGGGCCGACGCGGCGGCGGGGACGCCGATCAGCGCCAGCGCGACCGCCAGGAGCACGGACATCCGGTATCTCAACATGGTGGCCCTCCTAGCCGAAGTGGCGACAACATTAGTCGCTGGCCGCGTCGAACGCAACGGGCTGGCCGCGGCATTGCCGGCACTACCGACATCGGGTAGAGTGCGGCAGCGCGGCGCGCCGGGAGCGCGCCGACTCCCAGGAGGACCGGACCGCATGAAGCGCATCCAGATCGGGATCATCGGGACGGGGTGGATCGGCGAGATCAGGGCCAAGGTGTGCGCGGCGCACCCGCTGGTGGAGAGCCTGCACCTGGCCGAGATCGACGAGGCGAAGCTCGCGCGCGTGGCCAAGGAGACGGGCGCCCGCACCGCGACCACCGACTACCGCGAGCTGCTCCGCCGCCGGGAGATCGACGCCATCATCGTGTCCACCACGCCCGAGACGACCCATTACCCGTTCACGCGGGACTGCCTGCTGGCCCGCAAGCACACCTTCCTCGAGAAGCCCATGGGCCTCGAGCTGAAGGAGGCCGACGAGCTCATGAAGCTGGCCCGCGCGGCCAACCTCAAGCTCACCATCGGCTACACGCAGCGCTTCAACCCCAAGTACGCCTACGTCAAGAAGTGCCTGGAGGACGGCACCCTGGGCCGGCCGGTCACCGCGCTGGTGAGCCGGAACGTGTCGCGCTCGATCGGGCACAAGATCGGCGGGCGCGTGCGGCTGTCCCCCGCGGTGATGGAGGCCACCCACGATCTCGACTTCATCCTCTGGTGCCTCCTGCCCGCCCGCCCGGTGCGCGTCTACTCCGAGGCGGTCTTCCGCATCATGGAGCACGAGCACGGCGTGCCCGACTGCCAGTGGATCGTCGTCACCATGGACGACGGCACCGTCTTCACCATCGGCGCCGGGTGGGCGCTGCCGCCGGGATACCCGCACTTCTCCGTGGCGACGATCGAGTTCGTGGCGACCGAAGGCGCGTTGCTCATCGACGACAGCCACCGCGACATCGTGCTCAACACGATGCAGAAGGGCATGGTACTGCCGCTCTCCACGATGCCCGGCGAGCAGGTCCGTCACGTCTATCAGGGCCCCATGGAGGCCGAGACGGTCCACTTCATCGAGGCGGTCGCCCTCGACCGCCCGCTGCTGGTGACGCCCGAGCAGGCGCGGCAGGTGATGGAGGTGACGCTGGCCGCCGACCTCTCGGCCGAGCGTCACGCGCCGGTCAGCCTCCCCCTCGATGGGGTCTGAGCGCGCGAGCGCCAAGGAGGCGCAGGTCATGGGACCCAAGCCGGGGGCCGGGACGATCGGGCTCGGCATCGTGGGAGCGGGGCGGATCGGGCTGATCCGGGGCGAGATCGCCGCCAGGCATCCCAGCGTGGGATGGATCGGCATCGCCGAGGTGAAGGCGGATCGTGCCAAGGAGGTTGCCGCCCGGCTCGGCGCCGACTTCGTCACCACCGACTATCGGGAGCTGCTGGGGCGGCCGGAGATCACCGCGGCCGTGATCGCGACGGACGAGCACCTGCACGTCGATCCTATCCTCGCCGCGGTCGAGCGGCGGCTCCCCCTCATGATCGAGAAGCCCTTGGCCACCGAGCTCGCCGAGTCCGCCCGCGTGCTCCGGGCCATCGAACAGGCGGGGATCGACGCCGTCGTCGGCTACACCCAGCGCTTTCGGCGGCGCTTCCTGGTGGCCAAGGAGAAGGTGCGGACGGGCCAGCTCGGCGACGTCACCCTCGTGACCTCACGAGCCTTCATGAACCGGCTGGTGGCGATCGACAACTACCGGCGGACGGACAAGCCCGAG from Candidatus Methylomirabilota bacterium encodes the following:
- a CDS encoding tripartite tricarboxylate transporter permease, which codes for MDILGSLAQGFAVAATPINLLYCFLGALIGTAIGVLPGLGPPATIALLLPVTYGIAPTSAVILLAGIFYGAMYGGSTTSILLNIPGEAASVVTCLDGYQMARQGRAGAALAVSAIGSFVAGTLGIIGLMLLAPPLANFALKFGATENTALLVLGLMMVGYLGGGSMTKGLLMAALGLLLGTVGLDPIVGSPRFTYGVFKLAEGFQFILVAMGLFGIGEVLVNVERSIKPEVLQTKIKGLLGSREEWRQATAPLARGSLLGFLIGVLPGGGAIISSFISYALEKRLSRHPERFGRGAIEGVAAPEAANNAAATSSFIPLLTLGIPGNASIALIFAALLIHGIRPGPLLIQERPEIFWGLIASMYLGNAMLLVLNLPLIRLWVKLLQVPYPLLAPFIVVFVLVGAYSVNNSATDVGFTVIFGLLGYLMRKFEFEPAPLVLAMILGPQLEASLRRSLIYSRGDLLVFFERPISATLLALALLMVLSPLIRRLLQRKFWEIVGPVPEK
- a CDS encoding tripartite tricarboxylate transporter TctB family protein, whose protein sequence is MARRDAVAAAALLLFAVVAAFESARLLPFGVVRNPGPGFFPWWMSLALGFLALVLLGLSLLVRAAPQLDEQRGRFLKVAGVLAVLALYSLALDVIGYPIATFFFVLFMLRVTEPQRWPLALGMALLAAGGSYVVFAVWLDVPLPAGLFAR
- a CDS encoding tripartite tricarboxylate transporter substrate binding protein; translated protein: MLRYRMSVLLAVALALIGVPAAASAQEFPTKPIELVIPFGPGGSHDLTARAVASVAHQYLGQPLLVVLKPGGGGAVGSQHVIRSKPDGYTLLFGGSGPNTTFALVQKAPVGPDQFTPVARINYSAPLLAVRADAPWKSLRELVDHAKKNPGKLNFANSGPWGAADLPMRMLAKAAGFEYNNIPHDGGGPSMLAVLGGHADATFGFTAQLVPQIAAGKMRVLAVTDVKRHPDLPNVPTVKEEGYDVVFTMWRSVLAPKGTPQAILDKLETAFKKLSEDRSFKALIKSLGDEVHFQGGKDFEKTWADEWEQHSRVASGAK
- a CDS encoding Gfo/Idh/MocA family oxidoreductase — its product is MKRIQIGIIGTGWIGEIRAKVCAAHPLVESLHLAEIDEAKLARVAKETGARTATTDYRELLRRREIDAIIVSTTPETTHYPFTRDCLLARKHTFLEKPMGLELKEADELMKLARAANLKLTIGYTQRFNPKYAYVKKCLEDGTLGRPVTALVSRNVSRSIGHKIGGRVRLSPAVMEATHDLDFILWCLLPARPVRVYSEAVFRIMEHEHGVPDCQWIVVTMDDGTVFTIGAGWALPPGYPHFSVATIEFVATEGALLIDDSHRDIVLNTMQKGMVLPLSTMPGEQVRHVYQGPMEAETVHFIEAVALDRPLLVTPEQARQVMEVTLAADLSAERHAPVSLPLDGV